The Geminocystis sp. NIES-3708 genome contains the following window.
AAAACGATGTTGAGAATACAAGTCAAATAATGTGAATGAGCCTACATTTCCTGCTATCATGAATTTAAGATTATTTAGTCTCGAACTCATTTCGAGATATTTAATTTTTGTTGCTTTTAAAAAATCAAAGGCTTGGTTGCCTTGTACTGAAAAGTGTAGTAAGCACTTTCAGCTAGAGGGTAAAATCAAGTCTTTTTTGTGTACTCTTATAAGTTAACCTAAAACGCTACCAAAAAGAAAACCAAGAAAGATGTTTTTTAAACCTATACCCCGTATGGTTTACAGCGTTTCATTTTTTTTACCCCTTACTTTTTCATAGTCAGTCAAAGATAAAGTTTTGTTAATTGGTATTAATGTACCGCCGTTTCCTACCGCAAAATATTTGTCTTCTTGAATTTTTAAGAACTTACATTGTCCTGATTCGTAGTCTTTCACCCACGCTGAAAGAGCTTTTTTCAGTGGTATAAATACCTCACGATGGAATATATTATTTTGCTGAGAAAACCTTAAAATCATCTCCATCAATAACCATGTATGATTAAACTTTTCATCAATAGGATTAACATACTCTCTTATTTTTCTATTACTATTTTTCAGTTTAATAATAGTATCTTTTTTGCTACCAGAATTAACACCATCAATCGCTCTTTCCTTGACTAATAATGTCCACCAGTGCATAGCAGAGATATAACGAGAATTGCCATTAATTACCGTAAATGAATGCAACTTTTCACAAGCAGTATAAAGTTGATTGTAAACCTCTCCTATTGAGTTAAATTCTTTCATAAAACGAGGTTTAAAACTGAAAGACAATTTACTATTAAACCGTTTTTTAATAAGCAATTCAGTTAATATTCTTCTCTCTAAAAAAACTTGAAAATCGATAGGAGTTAGGAAGCCCTTTTCTTGGGCAAAACTATTAAGAATAATAGGATTATTTAACATCATTAATTCTGGATATTGAACGTAAAAATCTATCTCCATTTTATTCCTTAAAAGAACAATAAAAAATAATAAACAGTTATCTCTAAAACCCGTGCTAGGGGATATGACACTTTCTGACTATCTTATCAAAAAAGTCATTTCAAGTAATTTACTTTGATTCCTTGAGGTAGGGCTAAAGCATGAAAACAGATAGCAATTTTCTCAGTAGTACTAACGCTATCGTCATGTAGAAATTTACTCAAAATATTGATGCTATCCTTTTTCAGTTCTATCAATTCTTGTCTAAACTCAAATAATTGTCTTTCCTTTTCTTGTAGGATCGCATCTTGAAAATGAGGTAAACCGCGCCAATTATGGAG
Protein-coding sequences here:
- a CDS encoding helix-turn-helix domain-containing protein; translated protein: MSDKLSLTQSKAVILLASGMNYRQTCLKLGISRDALHNWRGLPHFQDAILQEKERQLFEFRQELIELKKDSINILSKFLHDDSVSTTEKIAICFHALALPQGIKVNYLK